The sequence below is a genomic window from Sceloporus undulatus isolate JIND9_A2432 ecotype Alabama chromosome 5, SceUnd_v1.1, whole genome shotgun sequence.
AATACTTTGTTTAGCTGCACTTGTGATCTTTGCTGTTGCCTCCCAACCATGAACATGTTGGTCTGTCAAGTGTTACAAGAGCCTTGTGTTTGGAATTCTAGTGCTGTCTTAACTTGGGTTCCAATTTTGTTTCCATTAAAAATGTTACTTATGGGATAGCACTGTATTTCTAGAGAGAAGGAGGCTATGTTCAAATGTGTGGGCTCACCTTGTACTTGTTGAGTTGAAATGCAGTGGTTTTGCTTTCATAATCTTGGTCTCACTAGAAAGCTGAGGCTCAACTGCTGCCAGAAGAACACAAAGAACACAAAGTTCATCATGGAGATAGGAAAGCTGGCAAATAAATTAAACAACTGGACTAATTAAGTACTTTTAACTTGTAACCTCATTTcagtttaagaaagaaaaaagccaaTAATTGACGATAGGGAACAATTAAGAGGCTATTCATCAACAGTCTGCTAGccacacttagggttgccataggtcaggacctccaaaccgggacaaatgtaggacaaaattttcaaatgtaggacacattttttgtgtgtgtgtcctacatttgaataggagccttgctgaggggaggctttccctcccggcctgggctctggcctcgcagcagcagcagtgacacCGGAGCTcgagcggggagggaatcctcccttcagggaggctttccccccTGGCCTGAGCCCCAGCTTCGTTGCGGCAGCGGCGGGGCggggctaaggcggggagggaatccttcctttagggaggctttccctcccgacCTGAGTCCCGGCTTCActgcggcggcggcggggctaaggcggggagggaatcctcccttcaggaAGGCTTTCCCTCCCGACCTGAGTCCCGGCTTCACTGTGGCGGCGGCggggctaaggcggggagggaatcctcccttcagggaggtTTCCCCCCCCGGCCTGGGCCCCGGCTTTGCTGCAGCGGGGGCAGAGCTTGagtggggagggaatcctcccttcagggaggctttccctcccggtcTGGGCTCTGGCCTCGCTGCAGCGGCGGCGACACCAGAGCTcgagcggggagggaatcctcccctcagcccaggggcggggccaaactgaggcaggaccgtgtggacccgcccaaaaccgggaaagtcccacccacaggcaggatatggcaagcctagccacACTGAAATGGAAGCAATAAAAAAGACAGAAGTTGCAACTGGAAACATCTAGTTTAAAGACACAGTAGCCCTAAAAGACACCAATGGTTCTTGTCTTCTCTACACttgaaaaattgatttttaaggaaatggaaaactTAAATTGCCACAAGTCATGTCTGAGGGAACAAGCCAACGTTTGCCTTAATTTTCTATTCAGGAGAGACATTCAGCCCCTATTTCTTGAACTGGAGAACAAACTTGTTTGTTACAGTGCCTCATCCCATGCATCTTTGTGTTGTTAGATTGGGAGTCATCTGAATTCTGAGTACAGTCAGcattccatatccacagattctgcatccatggattcaaccatccatggcttgaaaatattttaaaagataattccaaaaagcaaaacttgattttgctattttatataaaggacaccatattattattacactgtatataatgggacttgagcatccatggattttggtatccacaggagggcctggaacaaaaccccagtggaaccaaaggcccactgtatatacaaactTGCTATGATGTTTTGATAGTGATGTGTCAATCTGGCAGACATCCCAGAAGAAGCTCTTGGTGTGTTTGGATGCAAGACAACTTTCTTCTGTGGATTTTCTGGGGGTatatgaagaaagagagagggaaatgaATTATCAAAAGTAGACTGGAGGCTGTACAGTATTATGTAAAACGTCCAGCACCTGTACTGTTCTATTGTAGTGTAGAACTGAAAATCCCATAATCACTACAATTGGCTGTCCTAGTTAGGGGCTTCAGGGAATTAAAGTCCAAAAATTAATTCCTCTGAGCTCTGCTCTGTATCTTTGTTGAGATTATAGATGAATGTTTAGTTGGGGTGTATTCACACTGCATAATTGTAGTagcttgattccactttaactgccatggccctggAATTTGTAGGTTGTCAAGGTACTCAGAATTCTCTTGTCCAGTCCTCTGAATGACAACATCAGGACTCTCtgaagagaattctaaataccacacacaactacatatcccaggattacataacaTGGAACCGTAGCAGTTATAGTGGTACTAAATTCCTAAAGCTGGGTAGTCTGGATACACCCTTGTGCTTGGAGACAGGCTATTTTAACATTACTGTTTTCCTCTAGAGATGGTTCAGAGAAATGTCTATTATCAAACCAAGAGAAGAGTCTCCAGATGGCCTCGAATTATCTTCTTTGGAGGTGGCCAGGAATGCGACAAAGGGTATTGGATACTTTTCTATTATAAAGCATACATGTCCTGTTCTGTTCTCATCTGTCTTTGTGATCAGCTGTACTGTTTGCATGTGGATATTTTAAGATCTTTTAAAAGCTGTTCTGCTTTATTGTTTCACTTTGGATTTTTAGGTCAGTTATGAACCACCTTGCATGTCCTATATTGAAGCAGAAAAGTGGGAAGGGAGTAGCTTTAATTAAAGTGATCAAATAAGTAGAGATCTATGTATATTGTGGATGCACAGGAAGGAAACCTTTGTGCACCTACAATTCAGCAAAGAGTTACCCATGTGCATATCCAATGTGAATGCAAGCATGCATCTGTGGGTATATCCCTATGCTTATCAGGGTCACACAGTTGGACGCCTCCTTTTATGCCCCTGTATAGAACCACCTTATTTTTAATGCTCACATGGGGCgaaggttttttattttaaaagacataaGCCAGATTGAGGGACAAGTTAAAATCTTTCCATCTTTGGATGCTTATTCCAATTTGGACTGCAGCCAAATAcgctttaaatttttttaaaaaatgatatttagCTGCATGCAGTGTGTTCAGTGTAGTGTGTACTGTGACAGGGGGGATAGGAAACATCTGCCGAGTCCCCCTGTCCTCTTGTCCTCTGTTTAGctgaatgtttttaaagcaaatatgAGCATTGGGAGGATGAGGAGAAAGATGGCTGGAGAatcacagactttcagtgtcaggATGCACCAGTGTGTCTATGGTAAGCTTTGCAATAAAGCTGGAGCTGGGAAGCGGTAGGATTCTGCTCTACTTCATTGTACTGTAGCTGCATTTGTCTACCTGCAGCaaaaagtgacaggagcatagaGGAATGCTATGTCACTATTGCACTAGTTGCTAAGATTGTCAGACAGCGTCACGTGACATCACCATAATCACATCATTATCAGGTGACTAAAGAGGAACTCTAGCgctgcttttcattcatgggagtTTCCTGCAAATTAAAAGCAGTTCTAGAGTTCCTCTTTATTTACCTGATAATGATGGGATTATGGCAACGTCATGCAATGTCGTCTGATTATCTTAGCACATTAGCAtgatagtgatgggagcatcccactacACTTCCATCACCTTTtgccatgtgataaaatcctgtgttatgttttaattttttatatgttttaatgttaactttatattgttttaattagatgattttaactgtttttaaattttactgtgaagtttaaaaaatatatttttatcttgtgagccaccttgggtccctttctaaaagaaaggtggcataaaaatgaaataaataaataaaataaaataaagtaggtGCTACACGGGAATGATTCATTATGGAAATTCCAATTACTTCTATGTATCAACAATTAATGCTATTGTGAATTATCTTAATCAGGAACTGTTTTTGTATTGTTAAGAGACAATAATGTTATGGTTTAGGAACTGAAATTTCCATAATTGATAATTCTTGTATGGTGCCTAGTTTATAGGTGGATTTACATGGAAGGCCTCTCTATACTATTTAcccagataacaacaacaacaataatatttatttttagcccgcctctccctgaAGATTGAGGCAGGTTAGAATATAagttaataaaatacataatacaatataatataatggaTAGTGTTGTTATAATTGGTACAGTTGCACAGATACACTACATGTTGCATACAGTATAGTGCTACATATATGTCTTCATCTGTGTTTTCCATaatttcatcatcatcttcttcattcTCGCATAGCAACTTATTCCAAGATTTGACAATTGTCTAATCCTTAACATCACTCCAAGCCCTTGCAACCCAATAAGCAACATCCTTTACATTGGTGCATTTCAGTCTTTAAATCATGTCTTGCCCTTCCTCAGTTTCTTCTATCAGTGTTGACAGCAACTTCCTGTGATAGTTCTTTTTTAGCGTTTCTAAAACGCCCTGATCCATTGGTTGGCATATGGGGGTGACATTAGGTGGGAGAAACATAGTCTTAATGTTCCCATCTTGAAGCTCCTCTGCATCAGGGTGTGTCAAGGCATTGTCTAGCAACAAAACTGCTTTTCTGGGACAGTCATTGTCTTTCAAAATATCTCTGTGGAAGGaacaaattctttaaaaaaaaatctttgaaaatttCTCTGCTCATCCACGCACTTTTTTGACTGTAGTACTTCACAGAAAGAGTGGTCtttgagatgtttttaaaagctcTTGGATTTTTGGACACCCCAATCAGTACAAGGTCCATTTTGAGGGTTGCAGATGCATTGCTGCATGCTAAAATTGTCAGCCTTTCTTTACTACGCTTGTAGCCTGGGGCTGCTGCTTCAGGTCTGGATGCAAGGCTCTTACTGGGTAACAGTTTGTAATTGAGGCCGGTCTCATCACAATTAAATATCTGATCATCCGTTAGGCTTTCAGTTTCAACAAGGTCTAgaaattttttcttgaatgctttCATTTCTTCAAAATCAGAAGATAGTTTCTCTCCACAAAGACATAACTGACGGACTCCGTAACGTTTTTTCCACCTGTCAAGCCAACCAACATTGGTTGTAAAACCTGGGTCCCCTTTATCAAATTCCTTTCAAAAGTGCAATGCTTTTTGCTGTAAAATAAGCCCTGAAATAGGCACACCTTTGTCTCTGAACTGCagaaacaaacatacaaagcTTCACTGACCTTTTCATAGATacactttttaatgttttcctctctttcacgGCCTCATCAGTTAATCTGGAGGAACACCATTTCTCTATCTCCACTCGGTTCCTTCTCCAGTTTCCTACAGTTACCCTTCCAACGCCATAGTCATCTGCTACCTTCTGCAATGTTTCTCCATTGTCCAGTCTCTTGTTTGCCTCAAGTTTCTGCTCCAGTGATACAACAACCTTCTTCCTTTTCATTGCAGTGCTTGGGGATGTGCTTGGGGACCTGGAGGTTGCCATGCTTTAGGCTGCGCTAGGGGCCTAGTGGCGCTCTGGGCCTGGTGGTGCTTTGGGCCTGGTGGTGCTCTGGGCCTGGTGGTGCTGCTCACTGCCACCGCCAACAACGCTGCTGTGGGGCTTGGGGCCTGGTGGTGGTAGTGCTGCTTACCGCTGCGCTCGGGGCCTGGTGGTGGTGGCCGCCTCCACACTTGCGGCCTGGTGGTGGTGGCGCTTGGGGCCACCGCCTCCACACTTGCGGCCTGGTGGTGGTGGCGCTTGGGGCCGCGCTCGAGGCCACCACCTCCACGCTTACTGCGCTTGGGGCCTGCTGTGCTTGGGGCCTGATGCTGCTCACTGCCGCGCTTGGAGCCCTTTCTGGCTGGGGGCGTGGTAAGGGCTCCAAGCCATGCCCCCAGCcagaaattatttctgcagtgtgtttaggagcTTTATCTTGACCCAGAACAGTTCTGGTCTAGTGTTTACATGAATCCAGGTTTGAAATGAGGACAGACTTATCCGAcgttggataatccagaatgtcgGATTACTGAAAGTTGGATAAACGAGACTCTACTGTAGAGACTTAATTTTTACTGGGGTTTAGCCCTCATATTCATCATCAGTTATAAAGTGAAGTAAATTCTGGTGTTTTGTCTTTCATATTAAAGATGTTTTGCCAGACCCTCAGAAGTATGAGATGATGGCTAGGACAAACATCAGTGGTTACTTTTCTTTCAAGTGTTAACTTAAATCAATGTGACcgttaaaaaaaatcactgataTTTTGAGAAAAGGCAATGTATCTACTTGCTATTGGATCactatttgggtttttttgtttccTGTTTGCAGCCATCACTTTGAATCTTCTCTTCCAGTCCATGTGTTTCCTTCAAGCTGGGACCAGTCAGCGTTGCCTAACTTGGGCTATAAGGTATTTGGCTTTGTTTCTCCACTCCATGTAGAAGTAGCAGCTGCTTCCTCAGAGTTACCAATAGTAGTCCTTTAGAAGTTGAGGAGCAAGTTGTTGGTAGTATGGCTCAGAGGCTTGCCATCGGTAGTGCTTGGCTACTTCCTACTTCCAAAAAAGTCAAGCACTGTGTAGCTGCTGTAGCTGTTAATGTAAATGCCACTCAGGAATGGAGGATAAAATTGGAATTTAATAGTAGTAAAGTGAACATAATTGATGTtttgaggggagagaggaagaTAGAGAAGCTAGACTCTTGACATTTATGAAGTtagaacaaattattatttttttctttgctttttctggTGTAGGCAATATGCTTGCCTTCAGGTAGTGTTAGACTCCAGTTCTGATCAGCACTTGTCAACTGTAGCTAACAATGAGGACAGCATTTGGCAGACCAAAAATTTCTGAATTCAGTGCTATGTTGAATTTATGCTGAATTCAGCACACATGAATACAAGGGCTGATGAAATCCTACCAAGAGAAGAGGAGCCTGAGCTAGATTTTATTCTTTTGTCCAAAACatatagcagaaataatccagtttgagatagaTTTAACTGCCCTTTCTCTaaagggaattgtagtttattgtagtacAGTACcagggctctttgacagagaagattaaatgtctcacaaaactataattcctagaactccctagcattaggcaagggcagttaaaccagtttcaaactggattatttctgtagcgtgTTTAGGAGCTTTATCTTGACCCAGAACAGTTCTGGTCTAGTGTTTACATGAATCCAGGTTTGAAATGAGGACAGACTTAGACAAGGCAGGTTTGTGTGCCAAAAGCTTTCAGAGAGCAGTCCAAGAATGCATAAATCTGCAGCTCTGTTTATCTGTAGTTGTATAAATGTGGTGTTAGCGcactaatattttttttcttaaatgtttctTCTTGCTTATTTGTAGCCAACTCATTGACCTTTGCTatattccttttatttatttatgggatttatatcctccccttctcccacaatgggatttaagGTGGCTGTATAACAGGGGAGGGGTGTATATGGCCCACCAGAGCATAATCTCTCACCTTTGGCTACAGTggctaaggatgatgggagttctagtgcagtccaacaacatctggatgatcACATATTCCCCAATCCTACTGGGAAATGTGTGGGGCAGCAACTAGAACTCCATcttcaaaatagattcagcactgtggatagctcctttaaagtttggactaaaaatcTGAGTGGCTTCCCCACTCAGTATTGGAGTAGTGTTGCtgggttttcaaaatagcaataaggatCAGTCAAAATTAATGACATGCCAGGTTAGGAATTAGGAAGCAGCTTTTAACAAGTTTATGTTCTGCTCGAATACCAAATGgaaatattgatttcagttaacctaggcatgtatttctctgcaaaataaacatattgtccacatttaTGAAATAGATATGTGTCCTCATAAAGGGCCCAAGTACAAAaatacaggaggggggggggggcatctcaTTCAGTCTATGGAAAAGAAAAAGCTTTCCAatcctcaaataagggacacaCTTTATAATAAAGGACACCTGTCAGCCATATAAGGGGCAAGCTTTCTGGTGGTTGAATAAGGGACACCTCTCAGAATAAAAGACACGGGACAATCCTACTAATTACCAACTTCCATGTGGTGTTGACATTGCTACCAAATGTTTCCTGGCCAGAACATGATGTGTGATGATAATAATTGTTCTTGTTTTGTACTAGCTGGTGACAGTCTCCAAGACAACTGGAGAATATCATGAAATCAAAGAATTATTTGAGAACACAATGGAAGGTTATATTATTAACAGACTCCAAAGAATTCAGAATCCTTCTCTCTGGCAAGTTTTTCAGTGGTTGgtatttgattttcattttactCCCAGGGAATGGGAATTGTGGTATGAGAATTGGATTTTGGTaggatataataatatatatatgttgcaGCTGATAAGCAGTGATGTAGTGTGGCAGATTGCCCTCCTTCATGAAGGCCTGATCATGACAATACTGTCCTCATTTCAGTACCAAGTTAAAATGTGGCTTTTCATTATAGGAAAACTTAAAGATCACGGCCTGACTAGATTATAGAGCTTTGATTCACACACTATGCGCGAGTGCTTGAATAGGCTTGAATTGTTTAGTGTTGGTTTGATGTCTTGTATCCTGCCCAGAGATCATTTGATATGGGACACAGCTGAAATATTGTCCCAATAAACCTCTATCCAATACAgataaataatgaaaatgaagGATAAATTCTATACTCAAGAATCAGGCAGTGGGATACTGGGAGGAAACCTTCAGTCCAGGGCTGATTGATGGTGTCCTTGTCTAGTAGAAGTGCCTATTTACACAATTTTGGGCTTATTAAGGGCagagtttgtatttttaatacagATTATGTGTGGAGATCTGGGAAGCTGCCTTGTACTGTGCCAACTGTTGGTTCATCAAACTTAGTATTGTCTATACAAGACATGAAGGATATCTGTCTCTCTGCACCTGGTGTAGTTCAAATGCAATTGACATAATAGCTTTCAGTTTgcaatgctggctaaggctgatgggaattgcagtccagcaatgcCAGGAAGCCCATAGGTTGAAACCTTTTACTCATACAGACTAACAAATGTCTCTCAAGAGTTCTAGAAAGTTATGTCTCTTAGACCCTACCTGGAGATGGTAAAGTTTGAACCTTGGATCTTAAATGTAAATGGTGTAATCTGAGTATTGCCCTTATTGGACAAATCAGTTTGTGTACAAATAGGTGGGAGTCGTGTAGCCCTttagatgttactggactgcgaGTTCTAGCAACCTTAGATAACATAGcgaatggtgaggaatgctgataGCCGCAGTCCAACTCTAAGGTCACAGGATTCCTACCCCATAAGTGTATAAACTGACTATTTTTTTTGTATTGTCCAAGGACTGGAAAAGAAGGTGAGTTATATATTCTTGTTTGCATCAAATCtgacttggtgtgtgtgtgtgtgtgtgtgtagtttaacTAGATGCTTCTGTTTTTAGGCAAAGAGAACAGATGAAGAAGTTGAGTGGAGGGAAGGAGGTGGATGAAAGACTTCTCTTCCATGGTACTAGCACTTCCCATCTGCACGACATCTGTGCACAGAACTTTGACTGGAGAATTTGTGGGACCCATGGAACACTATatggaaaaggtgtgtgtgtgtgcattcctaACCCAAAACTAGATCATCACCAAGATTTAATTCCTTCTAGCATGAAAAAATTGAAACTAAAAATTTGTGGGTAACTACAATCTTTAGGGAACATCAATG
It includes:
- the LOC121931009 gene encoding protein mono-ADP-ribosyltransferase PARP12-like isoform X3, producing MTVAMRLDSIIRIEFIWYWLDEKGRWIEYGKRGSEHSAAATITSFELETAFLADHRGVVFFRAGTQLYELSFQEMVQRNVYYQTKRRVSRWPRIIFFGGGQECDKGHHFESSLPVHVFPSSWDQSALPNLGYKLVTVSKTTGEYHEIKELFENTMEGYIINRLQRIQNPSLWQVFQWQREQMKKLSGGKEVDERLLFHGTSTSHLHDICAQNFDWRICGTHGTLYGKEL